The following nucleotide sequence is from Acidobacteriota bacterium.
GCCTCTCGCTCCACTATTCCACCTTTTATGTTCTTCTGAGGATTGGCTCGGGTATGACGCTTGACCATATTTACCTTCTCAACAAGCGCTCTCTCCCGCTTGGGAAAGACACGGAGCACCTTCCCTTGCTTCCCCCGATCCTTTCCCTGAATAACGAGCACTATATCGTTCTTCTTGATAGAGACCTTAGCCATCTCCACCATACCTCCTATAACACCTCGGGGGCTAAGGAAACGATCTTGGTGAACTTCTTCTCCCTGAGCTCACGAGCTACCGGTCCGAAAACACGAGTTCCCAAGGGCTCCCCATACTTGTTTATAAGCACCGCAGCATTCTGGTCAAACCTAATATAGGTCCCGTCCTTCCTCCTCACCTCTTTCTTCGTCCTCACGATCACCGCTCGTACAACCTGACCTTTCTTTATGTTGGAGTTCGGCACTGCCTCCTTTACCGAAGCGGTTATCACATCTCCTACCGTAGCGGTCCTTCCTACCCCAGAACCCACCGGAAGGATACAGGCGATCCTCTTCGCCCCCGAGTTATCAGCCACCTCCAAGATCGTCCGCATCTGAATCATCGATCATCCCTCCTTCTCTTCAGGAACCAAATCCGTCTCCTCACCGGGAGAAAATCTCTCGCCGCCTCTCATCAATATTTTCTTCACCACCCAGCGCTTATGCCGACTTAATGGTCTTGTTTCCTCGATGAGGACGACATCCCCTTCCTGACATCTATTTCCCTCATCGTGAGCCATAAACCTCCTGATCTTCCGCATCGTCCTCTTATAGAGGGGATGCTGAACCAAGGTGTCCACGCGAACTACCACCGTCTTATCCATCTTGGAGCTGATGACGGTGCCCGTTCTCGTCTGCCTCCTCCTCATAATAATCCCTCACTTTTTGACTTCTCTCTGAAGCTCGCGTTCCCTCATAACCGTCTTCACGCGAGCAAGATCCCTCTTGAGCAACCTGAGCTTCATCGGGTTGTCCAACTGACCCGCCGCCAACTGGAAACGAAGTTTATATATCTGTTCAGCAAGCTCCCGCTCCTTATGAAGGAGCTCTTCATCGGAAAGTTCGCGGATCTCAGCTGGCTTCATCCTCAGACCTCCTCAAACCGGGTTACAAACTTCGTCCTTATCGGCAGTTTATGGGAAGCGAGCCGCATCGCCTCCCGGGCGAGTTCCTCGGACACCCCTTCGATCTCATAAAGGATCCTTCCCGGCTTCACCACCGCCACCCAAGCCTCAGGGGATCCCTTACCCTTACCCATCCGGGTCTCCGCTGGTTTCTTGGTGATCGGCTTGTCGGGAAAAATCCTTATCCACAGCTTGGCACCTCGTCTTACGCAGCGGGTAATAGCGATCCTCGCCGCCTCTATCTGACGGGCAGTGATCCAACCCGGCTCAAGTGCCTTCAGCCCATACTCACCGAAGGAGACGGTGGAACCAGCAATCGCCTTCCCCTTCATTCTGCCCCGCTGTTGCTTCCTATATTTAACCTTCTTCGGCATTAACATTGGAACTCCCCCCTTCTATCGCCGACCGGAATAGAACTTATCCAGAATAGCCTTCCTGACATCAAGGATGTCGCCATGATAGATCCAAACCTTCACTCCGATAACCCCGTAAGTGGTGAACGCTTCAGCAAATCCATAATCTATATCAGCCCGAAGCGTCTGCAAAGGAAGCCTGCCGTAGAGATACCATTCAGAACGAGCGATCTCCGCCCCGTTCAATCTCCCGGAACAGCGGATCTTTATCCCTTTAGCACCAAACCTGAGAGCGGAATCAACCGCCTTCCTCATCGCTCGACGAAAAGCAACCCTCTTTTCCAGCTGGATAGCAACCGACTCGGCAACGAGCTGGGCATCAACCTCCGGGGTTTCAACCTCTTGAATATTTATAAAGACATCACGGCCCGTCCTCTCCTGAAGCTCCTGATTCAGCCGTTCCACTTCAGCCCCCTTCCTTCCAATGATTATGCCGGGCTTTGCGGCAAGGATATTGATCTTCAACTTGTCTGCCGCTCTCTCGATCTCGATGCGCGAGACCCCGGCATGGGCGAACCGTTTTTTCAGATCCCTCCGGAGAAGAACGTCCTCATAGAGGAGATCCTTATACTCCTTAGTGGCGAACCACCTTGAATGCCAGGTTTTGGTATATCCCAGCCGGAACCCATGAGGATGAGTTTTCTGACCCAATTTGCTACCTCCAGTTTTTATTCCTTGGACTTACCCTTAGCGACAGTTGCGGGAACCAATTCCGAAAGCTCCACCGTGATATGGGACATCCTCTTCAGTATCCGATACACTCTGCCCATCGCCCGAAAACGGTACCTCTTCATCGTAGGACCCTGATCCACATAGGCACGAGAGACCACCAAGTTATCCACATCCACATTCTCCAACTTCTGCTCCGCATTGGCTATCGCTGAAAGGAGCACCTGCTCTATCTCCTTTGCCGCCCGCTTCTTGCTGAAACGGAGGATGGTAAGCGCCTCGGATACCCTCTTCCCCTTTATCAGATCTATAACCAACCGCGTCTTCTGGGGAGAGATCCGGATATAACGACCGCTTGCCTTAGCTACCACCATAGCACCTACCTCCTCACCTTGGTCTTACCCGACTTAACCGGATGCCCCCGAAAGGTACGAGTAGGAGCAAACTCACCCAGCTTGTGACCAACCATATTCTCCGTAATGTAAACCGGAAGAAACTTCATACCATTGTGAACAGCGAATGTATAACCCACCATCTCGGGCACTATGGTGGAACGCCGGGACCAGGTTTTGATTACCTTCTTCTCCCCGGTTTCGTTCATCTTGCGCACTTTCTCAAGAAGCTTTGGGTCTACATACGGACCTTTTTTAATTGACCGAGCCATCTTCCTACTTTCTCCTCTTCAGGATGAACTTATCCGATGGTTTCTTCCTCCGCGTCCTATACCCCTTGGTGGGCTTACCCCAGGGAGTACAGGGATGCCTTCCGCCATGGGACCGTCCTTCACCACCACCTAACGGATGATCCACCGGGTTCATCGCCGTCCCCCGAACATGAGGTTTAAAGCCGAGCCAGCGCATCCTCCCCGCTTTTCCGATAACTACATTCTCATGATCCAGGTTCCCCACCTGGCCGATAGTAGCGTAGCACTCCTCATGGACCATCCGCACCTCACCCGAAGGAAGCTTCACCTGAACATATTTCCCCTCTTTGGCAACAACCTGGGCGGCGGTGCCGGCTGCCCTAACCAACTGCCCTCCCTTACCCCTTTTGAGCTCGATATTATGAATAAATGTACCGAGGGGGATCCTCTTCAGAGGAAGGGCATTCCCCACTGCGATCTCGGCATCGGGTCCCGACA
It contains:
- the rplX gene encoding 50S ribosomal protein L24 yields the protein MAKVSIKKNDIVLVIQGKDRGKQGKVLRVFPKRERALVEKVNMVKRHTRANPQKNIKGGIVEREAPIHISNLMVICPECGEPTRVGHIFLEDGKKVRVCKKCQGVLDR
- the rplN gene encoding 50S ribosomal protein L14: MIQMRTILEVADNSGAKRIACILPVGSGVGRTATVGDVITASVKEAVPNSNIKKGQVVRAVIVRTKKEVRRKDGTYIRFDQNAAVLINKYGEPLGTRVFGPVARELREKKFTKIVSLAPEVL
- the rpsQ gene encoding 30S ribosomal protein S17, with protein sequence MIMRRRQTRTGTVISSKMDKTVVVRVDTLVQHPLYKRTMRKIRRFMAHDEGNRCQEGDVVLIEETRPLSRHKRWVVKKILMRGGERFSPGEETDLVPEEKEG
- the rpmC gene encoding 50S ribosomal protein L29 codes for the protein MKPAEIRELSDEELLHKERELAEQIYKLRFQLAAGQLDNPMKLRLLKRDLARVKTVMRERELQREVKK
- the rplP gene encoding 50S ribosomal protein L16, coding for MLMPKKVKYRKQQRGRMKGKAIAGSTVSFGEYGLKALEPGWITARQIEAARIAITRCVRRGAKLWIRIFPDKPITKKPAETRMGKGKGSPEAWVAVVKPGRILYEIEGVSEELAREAMRLASHKLPIRTKFVTRFEEV
- the rpsC gene encoding 30S ribosomal protein S3, whose protein sequence is MGQKTHPHGFRLGYTKTWHSRWFATKEYKDLLYEDVLLRRDLKKRFAHAGVSRIEIERAADKLKINILAAKPGIIIGRKGAEVERLNQELQERTGRDVFINIQEVETPEVDAQLVAESVAIQLEKRVAFRRAMRKAVDSALRFGAKGIKIRCSGRLNGAEIARSEWYLYGRLPLQTLRADIDYGFAEAFTTYGVIGVKVWIYHGDILDVRKAILDKFYSGRR
- the rplV gene encoding 50S ribosomal protein L22 codes for the protein MVVAKASGRYIRISPQKTRLVIDLIKGKRVSEALTILRFSKKRAAKEIEQVLLSAIANAEQKLENVDVDNLVVSRAYVDQGPTMKRYRFRAMGRVYRILKRMSHITVELSELVPATVAKGKSKE
- the rpsS gene encoding 30S ribosomal protein S19, coding for MARSIKKGPYVDPKLLEKVRKMNETGEKKVIKTWSRRSTIVPEMVGYTFAVHNGMKFLPVYITENMVGHKLGEFAPTRTFRGHPVKSGKTKVRR
- the rplB gene encoding 50S ribosomal protein L2, which gives rise to MPIIKYKPTSPARRFMTVLKSEEITTEKPYKPLVKGLTRTGGRNNYGEITAWHRGGGHKRRYRIIDFRRDKIGVPGKVVSIEYDPNRSANIALISYRDGEWRYIIAPLGLKVGDEVMSGPDAEIAVGNALPLKRIPLGTFIHNIELKRGKGGQLVRAAGTAAQVVAKEGKYVQVKLPSGEVRMVHEECYATIGQVGNLDHENVVIGKAGRMRWLGFKPHVRGTAMNPVDHPLGGGEGRSHGGRHPCTPWGKPTKGYRTRRKKPSDKFILKRRK